A single region of the Salmo salar chromosome ssa16, Ssal_v3.1, whole genome shotgun sequence genome encodes:
- the LOC106573369 gene encoding F-box/LRR-repeat protein 14 has product MFEMETHISGLFPEILAMIFSYLDVRDKGRVAQVCAAWRDASYHKSVWRGVEAKLHLRRANPSLFPSLHTRGIKKVQILSLRRSLSYVIQGMPNIESLNLCGCFNLTDNGLGHAFVQDIPSLRILNLSLCKPITDSSLGRIAQYLKNLEVLELGGLSNITNTGLLLIAWGLHKLKSLNLRSCRHVSDVGIGHLAGMTRSAAEGCLFLEQLTLQDCQKLTDLSLKHVSKGLANLKVLNLSFCGGISDSGMIHLSNMTHLWSLNLRSCDNISDTGIMHLAMGSLQLSGLDVSFCDKIGDQSLAYIAQGLYQLKSLSLCSCHISDDGINRMVRQMHELKTLNIGQCVRITDKGLELIADHLTQLTGIDLYGCTKITKRGLERITQLPCLKVLNLGLWQMTESEKVR; this is encoded by the coding sequence ATGTTTGAAATGGAGACACACATATCTGGCCTCTTTCCGGAAATTTTAGCTATGATTTTCAGTTACTTGGACGTAAGGGACAAAGGTAGGGTGGCCCAAGTGTGTGCGGCCTGGAGGGACGCTTCGTACCACAAGTCTGTCTGGAGGGGGGTGGAAGCGAAGCTTCATCTGCGGAGGGCCAATCCGTCCCTGTTCCCCAGCCTCCATACCCGGGGAATCAAGAAGGTCCAGATCCTCAGCCTGCGGCGCAGCCTGAGCTACGTAATCCAGGGGATGCCAAACATTGAAAGCCTTAACCTATGCGGCTGTTTTAACCTCACGGACAACGGCCTCGGACATGCTTTTGTTCAGGACATCCCGTCCTTGCGGATCCTCAACCTCAGCCTCTGCAAACCAATCACAGACTCAAGCCTGGGCAGGATTGCCCAGTATCTGAAAAATCTGGAGGTGCTGGAACTCGGTGGCCTCAGTAACATCACCAACACAGGCCTTTTGCTCATTGCCTGGGGCTTGCACAAACTCAAGAGCCTTAATTTGCGGAGCTGCAGGCATGTGTCAGACGTGGGCATCGGTCACCTGGCTGGGATGACCCGAAGCGCTGCCGAAGGCTGCCTCTTTCTAGAGCAGCTGACCCTGCAGGACTGCCAAAAGCTGACGGACCTGTCCCTCAAACACGTTTCCAAGGGACTGGCCAATCTCAAGGTGCTCAACCTCAGCTTTTGCGGAGGAATATCAGACTCCGGTATGATCCACCTGTCGAATATGACTCACCTGTGGAGCCTCAACCTGCGGTCGTGTGACAACATCAGTGACACGGGCATCATGCACCTGGCAATGGGGTCTCTACAGCTTTCCGGCCTCGACGTGTCCTTCTGCGACAAGATAGGTGACCAGAGCCTGGCCTACATCGCCCAGGGGCTGTACCAGCTCAAGTCTCTGTCCCTGTGCTCCTGCCACATCAGTGACGACGGGATCAACCGGATGGTGCGCCAGATGCACGAGCTCAAGACCCTGAACATCGGGCAGTGTGTACGTATCACTGACAAGGGCCTGGAGCTGATCGCCGACCACCTGACGCAGCTCACCGGTATCGACCTGTACGGGTGTACCAAAATCACCAAGCGGGGTCTGGAGAGGATAACGCAGCTCCCGTGCCTTAAAGTGTTAAACCTGGGACTCTGGCAGATGACGGAGAGTGAGAAAGTGAGGTGA